TGCGGCGGCCGGAGAAGCCGCCCTATTCGTACATCGCGCTCATCGTCATGGCCATCCAGAGCTCGCCCAGCAAGCGCCTGACGCTCAGCGAGATCTACCAGTTCCTGCAAGCACGCTTCCCCTTCTTCCGCGGCGCTTACCAGGGCTGGAAGAACTCTGTGCGCCACAACCTCTCGCTCAACGAGTGCTTCATCAAGCTACCCAAGGGCCTCGGGCGACCGGGCAAGGGCCACTACTGGACCATCGACCCTGCCAGTGAGTTCATGTTCGAGGAGGGCTCGTTCCGCCGGCGGCCGCGCGGCTTCAGGCGGAAGTGCCAGGCGCTCAAGCCCATGTACCATCGCGTGGTGAGCGGCTTGGGCTTCGGGGCCTCGCTGCTGCCCCAAGGCTTCGACTTCCAAGCGCCCCCTTCAGCGCCTCTGGGCTGCCATGGCCAGGGTGGTTATGGTGGCCTCGACATGATGCCCGCAGGCTATGATGCAGGCGCCGGTGCTCCCGGCCATGCGCATCcacaccacctccaccaccaccacgtcCCCCACATGTCGCCCAACCCGGGCTCCACTTATATGGCCAGCTGTCCGGTGCCCGCAGGTGCTGCGGGCGTCGGTGCGGGAGCGGGTAGCAGCGGTGGCGGTGGTGACTATGGGCcggacagcagcagcagcccagTGCCCTCATCCCCGGCCATGGCGAGCGCAATCGAATGTCACTCGCCCTATACTAGCCCTGCGGCACATTGGAGTTCGCCTGGCGCCTCACCTTACCTCAAGCAGCCTGCCCTGACGCCAAGCAGTAACCCTGcagcctctgctggcctgcaCCCCAGCATGTCGTCCTACTCGCTGGAGCAGAGCTACTTGCACCAGAATGCCCGCGAGGATCTCTCAGGTAAAACCCAGTTCCCAGGCCCGCTGCAGCCAAAGCCTGAGGGCCAGGGCTACTGCGCCTTCCGTCCCCTAGCTGGGTTCTATGGAACTAAGATGCTGGAGGGTGTGGGGGGGATTCAGTACCCTATTCCTGGTTAGGAGGAGAAGATTTGCTCTTACAGCCTTCTTTGGAGTCATGGTAGGCTCCAGAATTCAGTCTGGAGAAGGGTGGTGCCGAGCCTTAACCTTCCTGGCCTGCATCAGGACACTGCAGACTTGTCCCAATTAGGCCAGACTCGGCTCTGAAAGAAGGCATGTGACTTTTTGAGACCTTGGTGGATGGAGGAACTGTGTTTGGTTCATTTTGTTCTCCCCACTCTTTTCAAAGTTCACTTTGCCCTACTTTAGTTCCAAAAGCACATGACAGAGCAAGTGAGGAAGAGGGTCCTTACCTGACCAAGTAATGAAAGGAAatgtcagggagagagagagagagagagagagagagacagagagagagagagagacagagaagcagagcagagtCCCAAGGACATTGCCAGTGGCAAGAGGCAACCAAGTATTAAGAAgtcattgaacacacacacacacacacacacacacacacacacacacacacacacacgcgcgcgcgatATAGTTAAGGACATGAGTTTGTCCTGAGCATCAGGGTTTGGGTGCCATGGTGTGATACCCCCAAGGAATGTGCCTAGAGGCCCCTGGCTTCTGCTGTGTGGGTTGCAGATTATGAAAATTTATTGACTTGTGAAAAGTGGtgaagggtgggaggagaggagagaatttTGTGTTTAGCTAACTTTATCTAGAGGATAGAGATAAAACCCTCATTAATTCCCCCGAGGCTTCCACTGGGTGCAGGTTGAAATCTGGGAGCCTGTCTGTCAAGGGCAAAACCAAAGGTGCGTCTCCCACACAGTTGCCACTCCAAATAGAAAATTCACAGGGTGATGCATACCTTCGTATTTGTGACTACATGTACAACAGGAGCTTGGGGGAATGGGGAAGCCAAGAAACAGcaaaagatcttggagaaatttCCCAAATAAGCCTTTTAACTGGGGGTCTCAGAGGTTAACCAAACAAAGACAGTCTAGGCAGGACCACACGGGAGAGGATTTTAGACTGACTTAACCCACAGAGAACAGAGTCTTGTTCAATTTTATGGGAATTTCAACAAGTAACCAATACAGATGACCCTCTCTCgtattccccaccccacccccacctcccgcCCTACGGGCTGGCTGTCAGTCTCCCTCCTACACACTGAACTGGAACCTAcgcctccctccccccttctctagGCCTACTGCTGGCCCTGTCCTCTGTCTTTCCCTTTGGATAGACATAGCTTACCTTGTACCCAGGCTTCCCAGCTGTCAGGAATCTATACTCTAGGAAAAAACGAACAAGCAAATGTGCAGGAAAGATCTTTCTATTCGGTCTATGTCGCGTGCCACACACTCTAAGTCGCGCTCAAAACCCCCAGAAGTTCCCGGATACAGCGGCTTAACCCTTTAACTTGAACAGAATGAGAACTGTCCAGCCAAGAAGGCAGGCCTCCGATGTCTTGTCCCGTGCTTTGTGACCAGCCTTTACTGCAAGCAATCGCTTAGGCCGACCTGGCCCTGTTGCCCTTTCTTGCTGGGCATTtgccctcctcctctcttcctagaATATTATCTCGATTTTGTCACCTCCAATAAAGACCTTATATAGAGGGTTTCAAAGAGCCCAGGCATTGTAAATGGAGACTCTGCAGGACCTGGTTCCAAGGGCTGCCCACACGGCTGCGGCCCACTGAAACTAGAAGGTCCTGTGAGGCCAGGCACAGCCAACTAGGGTGGTGGAGCAGGGGCGAATGGCAGTCCCCAGCACAAATCGTCACGCATACTGCACGACCCTCCTTCCCCGCACGCTCCACGCCCTCCACTTTCCAAGACCCAGGAAGAGGCGGCACCGTGACCCGCTAAGGCCGAGAGTAGTCAGCGCTCATCCCGCAGCCCTGCGGCCCTCAGTAGTCGGGTGTCTGTGGTCCGTCGCGGCCCATCAAGAGAGCCAGCAGCGGCCTGGGGTTGAGGCCCGAGTTCCGGTCCTCGCTGGCGGCCGCCGCGGTGGCGGCGCAAGACCCAATCGTCCCTCGCGTGCACCTGGACCGCTACTCCAGAGCGGAGCAGCTCTGAGCGGTTCCCCCATAGTCACCGAAACCGAGCCACACCCGCCGCTGAGCGGCCTGATCTCTAGCCGGGTGGGTGCCAGCTGTAGGGCTCACGCATCGCCGGAAGCATGTTACGCTTTTCTTCTGCTTACAACCGCGTTGAGGGTGACACAGGCTTGAGGCTGGTGCAGATCACATCAGCCGGGTGCGCGAGGAAGGCCTCGCAAATGCCTACCCACGCGGCGGAGGTGCGCACTGGAGCCCCGAGCCCACTGACCCCCGGGGCcgagaaagcaaaagcaaaagtggGCTGCAGGTTGGAGTTGAAAAGGGTAGGCTCAAGCCCTGAGCTGCAGGACGTAGGCCATCCCCAAGATCCGCTGCTAGTTCCCCAGGGGACTCAGTGCGCAGCTAGATGTCCCGGCCAAAGAGCACTCCTGGGTTCCCTAAACTGGCTTGTAAAGGCAAGGCCTAAGGAGTTCGGGACCTACAGAgatgcctgctgcctgagggtGGGAAGTGggctgctcccccccccccatcccatgccCTCTCCTCCAGGGTATTTATTGTCTCTGTCATCCTCTGTGGACCGTGTGGGCTTCCAGCATCTTGAGCCGAGACAGAAAACAAGGCACAAGAGCAGAGGTGAAGGGTGCAGAGGTGTTGGCAGGGTGTTTGTGCCCTGCGCAGGCTGCATCCAGGCCTGGCAGAGAGATCTCGGAgcccaagaaagagaaaagagaagtgggAATTTAAGAACAGATTACCTCTCAAGGAGTACTTAAAACCTTAGCAGGGCAAAGGTCTTGGGACTTCAGAGTGCTCTGAGagctggagtttttgtttgttgtttgttttgttttgttttccctttcctaCCGGTTTTATAGCCGCACATTCAAAGGCCACTAGCTGCTTTTGCATCCTCAGTCAAAATACCAcaaattaaattgaaattttaaaagtaatatacCCCACCGTCATCGGGGTGACTGTCGCtgaaaagatttgtttttctcctttcttcttccagtgggacTGCCTCGTTATCAGCATCACTCCACTCCAGTGTGTGACAGAAAAGATTTCGTCCTCAATTTCAATGGCATTTCTTCTTTCCACCCCTCCGCTAGCGGCTCTTattatcaccatcaccaccagagCATGTGCCAGGATATTAAGCCCTGTGTTATGTGAATGAACAGAGGCCTTGAAGGCTGCTCCCCCTCTTctgccctttcctcctctcccctccgaGAGGGGCAGCTAGGGACTGCGACAGGACTCACATACTGTGCACAAGGATAGCAGTAAGTAGCACACCCATCACTTATCTGCCCAAGGGAGCCCTGCTCCCTCCCCGATATTTGCCCACCCGTGGAAGAGGAAACTGTTGGCATGGCAAAATCCcagaggagggacagagagaagaggtgACGGTAAAGTGTTACTACGTGTACATAAACTCTCAGTTCTAGGTGGTCATTGCATTCACTGATCAGGGTCTGGaaaggtgtgtggtgtgtgtgtgtgtgtgtgtgtgtgtgtgtgtgtgtgtgtgtgtgttgtatgtgcatgtgtgcgctTTTCAAATAGGCAGTGCTAAAAGCACAGTATTTCAAGAAAGCCTTGCTTAGTTGCCTGGTCCAGTAGGAGattctgcccacccccacccccaacactacCTTCGAATACAGGTGCCAAAGAACATTGTGAAGAAATGAAGAACCGATGAGCCTAGTTTAAGGAAAATGGCTCTCAGTATTGTGACAATACAACATTTTTACAAGGTTGTTTTTCTACcaccatatttttaaagtatttttatgatCTTCGTATACTCACACTTCGCTTGTATTTTAAAAGGAGGGTATATTTGCACTTATGTATACTTttaaagtttgccaaaatattttgatgtaagattttttttttcaataaaatgtgtATAACAAACGGTTGCTTTAGGGACCCTTTCCTCTGCAGTTACCCTGTCATGGCCACACCCCCAAGCAGCCTTGCAATTCTACACTGCCCACCCCCCAGTTGTATAACTGACAAGATGTGAGGTCTCTGCTTTGAGTAAGCCAGGCCCATCCTGATTGTGGGTCTCCTCAGGGAGAAGACACTGttgtcatttctttctctactttACTCTTACTTTTTCTagccaaacaaaaaccagaaggTGAAAGaaatttcaacacacacacacacacacacacacacacacacaccaaaaaaaaaaaaaaagcaaaacaaacaaaacaacaaaagctggCAAGATATTGAAAGCCAAGGGTTTGATCTGAGGAAGCCAAGTTTTGTGccccctttgtttcttttcctgtgccCAAGAGTTCTGCCCTTTTGCTCCTTCCTCTAGCTGGAAGATTTGAGGGCAGAGCAGTGAGCCACCACCCAGAGcctcagaaccccccccccagctccccATACAGGCTGCAGTTTGCTTTGGGTGGTAGTCAGATCAAAGGAACCTAGAGAGAGCAGGCTGCAGCATGGGGGTTTTAAACTGGCACCCTCCCACAGGATCTCACAGCATCTGTGTCCTTTCTTGCTGGGTTTCCCAATCCTGAATGCTACCCACAGAACTGGCAGGACACAgggataaaaatgagaaaatagttCAGTGAGGCAGACGATTTATTTCCCACCCAGAATACCCTTGTTGGGAGGAGAGCCATGTTCACCCTTAATCATGTTGTAGTCATTTTCTCTTCAACTCaaggctggatttttgttttggcttttgcttCTTGAGTGggaaactctttttcttttcagcccACCACAAAGTGCTTATTGGTAACTCAGGAGAgcggtatttttttaaaaaaaaaaactatttcaatgACTCTCAATCTGAGGTGGTTTCCTGAATAAAACATCTAGTTTCAAAACTGTTAGCCATATTCCTAACCCTTAGgcctcttttttatatttaagaaaattaagcACGGGgttaaacattttgtttctgcattattatatttgcattataaatacagtattttcttcaccaccaccaccccgccccCTTTTTGTCCTTTATTCTGAGTTAGTTACTCGGGGGGCCTGCTATAAATTATGAAGTCAGTCTCAGAGTTTGCTCCGACCACAGTGCTGTGTTTACATTCCTTCCAAGGCAGCCGGCATGGTCGTAATTTATATCCTAAACACTTGAACGTAACTTGTTTATACAGAGAATGACGGGACCTCAAACTCCAGGCCGATCTGGCCAACCGCATCCGGAGGGCCAGCGCGCCCCCTGGTGGAACAGGAGACAGGTGCATGAGGATGTGGACTCAAAAAGCGCTAAGAACAGGACAAAACAATGCTGGTGTTTCTCAGCACAGACATTTAGAACACCTCACCGTCGGGATCATGCTTTCCGCTTTTAGGAAACACTCCTGATTTTCTGTATTGTATCTTTCCCATCTACAATCTCATCCTGAAAGCTGTTGGAGACTCATTAACCCTCCTGACATTTACTATCTGCTAAGATCTCGACACCTTTAAGCTGCTCTCAGCTAAGGTCACTGTTTGCTTCTGAGTCAGTGCTTCTCTCTCAACTGTCCCTCCctccaagacacacacacacacacacacacacacacacacacacacagacatgttaatactcttttcttcttttcatttttttcaagttaaGAAACGTgtttaaatatttctgaaatattgcTAAGACTTTCTAAAATAAGTGCGTCGGTACTTTTAGGAGTGAGGGGGGTCTGAATCCCTCAACTGTTTGTATACTTTGGGGAGCGAACCCAGATGCTAAACATTTGCTGCGCTGCAGAGCTTACCAACCCACACTTTGCATAGTGTCTCCAGTCCTCAGAACTTCTGCTCATTGCCGGAATAAAGTGATCTGCAAAAGGGTATCGGAATATTCTGTGGAAGGATGATGACAGGCTTTTTGTGTGTCTGCTTTTAGTTAGAATGATGTAAATGAAGAAGGAAGACAACAGGTGAAGAAGCCCATGCCAGAGCTGGGCAGTGGCTATCAGTAAGCCCCACACAGTTACCTATCCCCATGAGGTGGGGGCAGTGAGTTTCCGTCCACACAGCCAATACCCAAGATGAGAAGCTCACAAAGAGCGAAGGGTGATTTGACTTACACTTTGGAAATTTTAGTCCGTGGTTTTGGCAGGTGTCTTCTGGGCCTGAATGGCGTAGCACATCCTGATGGAAGTGTGTGGTGGAGCAAACCGTCCTCCTCTGAGCTGGGggattagaaagaaaagaaaggatggtgCCCACAACTTGTCTAAGTGATCTGAAGACCTCCCATTTAGACCAGCCCACCATCTAAAGGCTCTATAGCTCCACTAACACTAGAGACAGCACGTGAGCCTGGGGGGCATTCCAGAGACTAACTGTAGCATGGGGGTCTTGATCCAATTTACTGATAATCCTTAGACCATGGGTTTAAGGGGTCTGGCCTACACCCATGTGTTTTCCAGAACTTTTCAGGAAAGCTTTTTCATCTAACACAGGCAGGGTGGTGGTCTTCTATCAGAAGGAGTGGCTCTCAGACCCCATAGTACCTTAGAATGCCTTGGAGGGCTTGGTAATATGGGGCTGCTGGGATTCAGTGAGCCCAGACAGCTCAAGTGCTAGTATTTCTCATAAACTCTCAGAGGTGCTGAAGATGTTCAGGGACCACACTCTGAAGCCCAGGGCTCTAGAAAGACACTTGGATGAGGTATTTTATAGGTTTGCCTGGCCCATGTCAAGGCTAACCTATTACTAAGTGAGCATAGATATaaaaagtttcttaaaaaaatagttgttttttttttaccccaaGTATCTCCTCATTGATTACTAGAAAACATGAGGTCAAATTTTGAAACCTATACCAAAAAAtatcatcttttcatttttatcaaattGTATAAGAGTATTTGTTTTAATCTAGCAGATGTTGCAAAAAAAGTCAAGTGACATccctccacccccctccccaccttAGAACACAAAGTCTCAACACACAACACAACGTTGGATAGGCTTCTCTAGACAGAAGGTGGCTAAGAAAAGAAATTCCTCTATTTCCTGTATGAACTTCTGAGAGTGTAACAGAGAGAGGGTGAAGCAGGCTGGGCTCTCTGAAAACAAGCAGTGACAAACCCTGGGCATTAAGGTGTCAGGCAAGAGCAGGGGTgggtgaggagagaaggaaagcaggAGGGGTCAGGGGAACaagaaggaggggagaaaagataaaagaagggggagagaagaaaaatgagaagagatagggagaagaaaaggaagaaggagggaaggcaAGTCAGTGAAAggcagggagaggggaaagagaaggagagaggaatggggacaaagggagaagacaggatggggagaaggcaaaaggagagagggggagaagcaAGTTCTGGACTGGAGGAACTGGGGACATATTTCCAGCTCCAGCCCATAGGAAGAGCAGCTCCAGAGTCTAGATTCCTGCCCCCTGCGGCCCCTGCTAGGTCTGGTCTCTGGTACCAACCCTGTGGCTGAAAGGCCAGCACacttgtttctgtgggcttctccgtGGATTCTTGGAAGGGAGTTTTCTAACTCTGAACAGCTGCAGCAGGTTCTAGAAATGTAAGCAGAACATTTCCTTTAGGAAATAGGAGTCTGGTTTTATGAGGAGATTGGTCCATCAGGACATCCCGCTCACTGAATGGCATAAAATGGAGTAAGATGCCGCATATTCGGGGCTTATCAATTACTGTGCATCATGGAGATTAGTGCAGAAAGGCACCAGCTTGTTTAGGatggaaatatatatttatcagAATGGAAATACATTTTACACAACCTGCTTCTGTGAAATACAATCTTACTTAGCAAGGGAAAATACCAGAGGTATAAACATGAGGCCAGGGAAGGCCACAGCACACAGACTGCAATATCActgggggaaagaaaaagaaagccctgGAAGTTCTTTTGGAGTTCAGAGTGCTCCAAGGCCACAGCAAGCCAACCAATCAATATTCAGTTTGCCTCTCTCTAGAGGCCTTGTGTGACAGATGGAACTTAAGGATCCTGTCCATGCAGTCTTGGGTCACCAGACCACTTACCATAAATGTTTGTGAGACAACTGAGTTCTGAGGGGCAGTTGAGAGCTAATGCCTCTAGACTGCTCTACTCCCATAAGGGCCTACCACAAGCTTAGCATTGCTTTTAAATGGACCAAGTCTGGCCAGAATGTAGGGCGAAAACAATTGCTTCCtgtcctgccccccaccccccgacACATACTCTCTGTCTTGCTC
The DNA window shown above is from Cricetulus griseus strain 17A/GY chromosome 3, alternate assembly CriGri-PICRH-1.0, whole genome shotgun sequence and carries:
- the Foxf2 gene encoding forkhead box protein F2 isoform X2 encodes the protein MTTEGGPPPPPPRPPPAPLRRACSPAPGALQAALMSPPPTATLETTSSSSSSSSASCASSSSNSVSASSAGACKSAAGGGGGGSGSGGTKKATSGLRRPEKPPYSYIALIVMAIQSSPSKRLTLSEIYQFLQARFPFFRGAYQGWKNSVRHNLSLNECFIKLPKGLGRPGKGHYWTIDPASEFMFEEGSFRRRPRGFRRKCQALKPMYHRVVSGLGFGASLLPQGFDFQAPPSAPLGCHGQGGYGGLDMMPAGYDAGAGAPGHAHPHHLHHHHVPHMSPNPGSTYMASCPVPAGAAGVGAGAGSSGGGGDYGPDSSSSPVPSSPAMASAIECHSPYTSPAAHWSSPGASPYLKQPALTPSSNPAASAGLHPSMSSYSLEQSYLHQNAREDLSVGLPRYQHHSTPVCDRKDFVLNFNGISSFHPSASGSYYHHHHQSMCQDIKPCVM